A DNA window from Flavisolibacter ginsenosidimutans contains the following coding sequences:
- the rfbC gene encoding dTDP-4-dehydrorhamnose 3,5-epimerase, with the protein MELLIMPFYPTSIPDLYVFEPRVFEDERGYFFESYSEKAFRDIGLDITFVQDNQSYSKHGVIRGLHYQLNPHAQSKLIRAINGAIRDVVVDIRTGSATYGQTFSIDLTADNKKQLFVPAGFAHGFCVLSETATVMYKCDAFWNKEAEGGIRFDDPALNIDWGLPFDELVLNQKDFDLPLLADCQNNFVYEAKAKAVV; encoded by the coding sequence TTGGAGCTTTTAATTATGCCGTTTTATCCAACATCCATTCCTGATTTGTACGTTTTTGAACCCCGGGTTTTTGAAGACGAACGCGGCTATTTTTTTGAATCTTACAGCGAGAAAGCTTTTCGCGATATAGGCCTCGACATTACGTTTGTTCAGGACAACCAATCGTATTCGAAACACGGCGTTATCCGTGGCTTACATTACCAGTTGAACCCTCACGCTCAATCCAAGTTAATCCGGGCCATTAACGGTGCCATTCGCGACGTGGTGGTGGATATTCGCACCGGCTCAGCAACGTACGGCCAAACGTTCTCGATTGATTTGACAGCCGACAACAAAAAGCAATTGTTTGTACCGGCTGGTTTTGCCCACGGCTTTTGCGTGTTGAGCGAAACAGCGACTGTGATGTACAAGTGTGATGCTTTTTGGAACAAGGAAGCTGAAGGCGGCATCCGCTTCGATGATCCTGCACTCAACATTGATTGGGGTTTGCCTTTTGATGAATTGGTGCTGAACCAAAAAGACTTCGATCTGCCGCTTCTTGCCGATTGTCAAAACAATTTTGTTTACGAAGCAAAAGCAAAGGCCGTTGTCTAA
- a CDS encoding nucleotide sugar dehydrogenase, producing MYQDLVAKKEKLAVIGLGYVGLPIALEFARKIPVIGFDISEKRIEMMRNGVDPSNELTKEAFEGCDIEFTSCLDVLRGAKFFVVAVPTPVDEHNVPDLKPVKKASETIGKVIKKGDYVVFESTVYPGCTEEDCLPIIEKLSGLKNCTDFKLGYSPERINPGDKKHTLRSVVKVVSGCDEESLEEIAKTYELVVDAGVHRASSIKVAEAAKIIENTQRDLNIALMNELSIIFDKMNINTYEVLEAAGTKWNFLKFSPGLVGGHCIGVDPYYLTYKASELGYNSKVILAGRYTNDNMSVYVARKVVRHIISNVADVKSAKVLVMGATFKENVSDIRNSKVADVVKELKEFYVNVDVIDPHADSEELQHEYGFGLTEKAGCDYDAVIITVCHEPYADLDEAYFSSITKPHAMIADLKGIYRNKITNRNYWSF from the coding sequence ATGTACCAAGACCTTGTTGCGAAAAAAGAAAAGTTAGCCGTTATCGGTTTGGGTTACGTCGGTTTGCCCATTGCCTTAGAATTTGCCCGTAAAATTCCCGTTATCGGTTTTGATATCAGCGAGAAACGCATTGAGATGATGCGCAACGGCGTTGATCCAAGCAACGAATTAACAAAAGAAGCCTTTGAAGGTTGCGATATAGAATTTACTTCCTGCCTGGACGTGCTGCGCGGGGCAAAATTTTTTGTCGTTGCCGTACCTACTCCCGTTGACGAACACAACGTTCCCGATTTAAAGCCTGTAAAGAAAGCGTCGGAAACCATTGGCAAGGTGATAAAGAAAGGCGACTACGTAGTGTTTGAATCCACTGTCTACCCGGGCTGCACTGAAGAGGACTGTCTGCCGATTATTGAAAAATTATCGGGCTTGAAGAATTGCACTGATTTCAAATTGGGTTATTCGCCTGAACGCATCAACCCAGGCGATAAAAAGCACACGCTACGTTCTGTGGTAAAAGTGGTTTCGGGCTGCGACGAAGAATCGCTGGAAGAAATTGCAAAGACCTATGAATTGGTGGTGGATGCTGGTGTGCATCGCGCCTCCTCAATCAAGGTTGCCGAAGCCGCAAAAATTATTGAAAATACCCAACGCGATTTGAACATTGCCTTGATGAATGAGCTTTCCATCATCTTCGACAAAATGAACATTAACACCTACGAAGTGTTGGAAGCCGCGGGAACTAAATGGAACTTTTTGAAATTCAGTCCGGGCCTGGTGGGCGGTCACTGCATTGGCGTTGATCCTTACTACTTAACGTATAAGGCAAGTGAACTTGGATATAACTCAAAAGTAATTCTTGCCGGACGCTATACGAACGACAACATGAGCGTGTACGTGGCCCGAAAAGTGGTGCGGCACATCATTAGCAACGTTGCTGATGTAAAGAGCGCTAAGGTGCTGGTTATGGGCGCCACATTTAAGGAAAACGTGAGTGACATCCGCAATTCGAAAGTGGCGGATGTGGTGAAAGAATTGAAGGAATTTTACGTGAACGTAGATGTCATTGACCCACATGCCGACAGCGAAGAACTACAGCACGAGTATGGTTTCGGGCTTACGGAGAAAGCAGGCTGCGACTACGATGCCGTTATCATTACCGTTTGCCACGAGCCGTATGCCGATTTGGACGAAGCTTATTTTTCTTCCATCACCAAACCTCACGCCATGATTGCCGACTTGAAAGGCATCTATCGCAACAAGATCACTAATCGAAATTATTGGAGCTTTTAA
- a CDS encoding UDP-glucuronic acid decarboxylase family protein has product MKKRILITGGAGFLGSHLCDRFINEGYEVIAMDNLITGDLRNIEHLFPLKEFTYYNHDITKFIHIPGKLDYILHFASPASPIDYLKIPIQTLKVGAMGTHNCLGLAKAKGATMLIASTSEVYGDPLVHPQTEEYWGNVNPIGPRGVYDEAKRYMESITMAYHTYHNVDIRIVRIFNTYGPRMRLNDGRALPAFFGQALRGEDIVLFGDGSQTRSFCYVDDLIEGIYRLLLSGYTLPVNIGNPSEISLRDLSEEILDLTGHTGKITYKPLPKDDPKQRQPDITKARTLLNWEPKVSREEGLQRTYEYFRSLPPEEWVKSPKEFYSVK; this is encoded by the coding sequence ATGAAAAAAAGAATCTTAATAACAGGCGGGGCCGGCTTTTTAGGTTCTCACTTGTGTGACCGTTTTATTAACGAAGGCTACGAGGTAATTGCCATGGACAACCTCATCACGGGTGACCTTCGCAACATTGAGCACTTGTTCCCTCTTAAAGAGTTTACTTACTACAATCACGACATTACCAAGTTTATTCACATCCCGGGAAAGCTTGATTACATCCTGCATTTTGCTTCGCCCGCAAGCCCGATTGACTATTTGAAAATTCCCATTCAAACCCTGAAAGTTGGGGCAATGGGAACGCACAATTGTTTGGGTTTGGCCAAGGCGAAAGGTGCTACTATGCTGATTGCTTCTACATCGGAAGTTTACGGTGATCCGCTGGTGCATCCGCAAACTGAAGAATATTGGGGCAACGTAAACCCCATTGGCCCGCGTGGTGTTTACGACGAGGCCAAGCGTTACATGGAGTCTATCACAATGGCCTATCATACTTACCATAATGTGGACATTCGCATCGTGCGCATTTTTAACACCTATGGTCCGCGCATGAGACTTAACGACGGCAGAGCCTTACCCGCTTTCTTTGGCCAGGCTTTGCGCGGCGAAGACATTGTGCTTTTTGGCGACGGTTCGCAAACCCGTTCTTTTTGTTACGTAGATGATTTGATCGAGGGCATTTACCGTTTGTTGTTAAGCGGTTACACGCTTCCGGTAAACATTGGTAATCCATCCGAAATTTCCTTGCGCGACTTAAGCGAAGAGATTTTAGACCTTACCGGGCACACCGGCAAAATTACGTATAAGCCCTTGCCCAAGGACGATCCAAAGCAACGTCAACCGGACATTACAAAGGCCCGTACTCTGCTCAACTGGGAACCGAAAGTGAGCCGCGAAGAAGGTTTGCAAAGAACCTACGAATATTTCCGTTCGCTGCCGCCCGAAGAATGGGTGAAAAGTCCGAAAGAATTTTACAGCGTAAAGTGA
- a CDS encoding UDP-glucose dehydrogenase family protein: MKITVVGTGYVGLVTGTCLAETGNHVCCVDIDQRKVEKLRNGIMPIYEPGLEKLFERNLKEDRLSFTTSLQEGIDHGEIVFLALPTPPGEDGSADLKYVLGVAENIGKILTDYKVIIDKSTVPVGTAEKVQAAVAKNYDGEFDVVSNPEFLREGVAVEDFMKPDRIVIGTTSERAQKLLTELYAPYVRQGNPIIFMDERSAELTKYAANAFLATKISFMNEIAQLCERLGADVDMVRRGIGSDDRIGKRFLFPGIGYGGSCFPKDVQALVFSAKEVSYEFQILDAVTEVNKRQKVHLVNKIKRYYNNGLAGKHFAIWGLAFKPNTDDIREAPALEIINALLEAGATVAAFDPEAMENVKNIVGDKIVFAETQYDCLQNADALIIATEWNEFRTPDFDKILEAMKDTVVFDGRNLFDIEQMEKKGFHYESIGRPLVNQPKLV; this comes from the coding sequence ATGAAAATCACAGTTGTAGGAACGGGCTATGTAGGCCTTGTAACCGGAACTTGTTTAGCGGAAACCGGAAATCATGTTTGTTGCGTAGACATTGATCAGCGCAAAGTAGAAAAGCTGCGCAACGGCATTATGCCCATTTACGAACCCGGCCTGGAAAAATTATTTGAACGCAACCTGAAAGAGGACCGCCTGAGCTTTACAACTTCTTTACAGGAAGGCATTGATCACGGCGAAATCGTTTTCCTTGCCTTGCCAACGCCTCCCGGCGAAGACGGTTCTGCCGATTTGAAATACGTATTGGGTGTAGCTGAAAACATTGGAAAAATTCTGACCGATTATAAAGTCATTATCGATAAAAGCACCGTTCCAGTAGGCACTGCCGAAAAAGTGCAGGCTGCCGTCGCAAAGAATTATGACGGTGAATTTGACGTGGTTTCCAATCCCGAATTTTTGCGCGAAGGCGTGGCGGTTGAGGACTTTATGAAGCCCGACCGCATTGTGATTGGTACGACTTCGGAAAGAGCACAAAAACTACTCACTGAACTATATGCACCCTACGTTCGCCAGGGCAATCCCATTATTTTTATGGACGAGCGTTCGGCGGAGTTGACCAAATATGCGGCGAACGCATTTCTGGCAACGAAGATTTCGTTCATGAACGAGATTGCACAGCTTTGTGAACGTCTTGGCGCCGACGTGGACATGGTGCGTCGCGGTATTGGCAGCGACGACCGGATCGGCAAACGCTTTCTTTTCCCCGGCATTGGTTACGGCGGTAGTTGTTTCCCCAAAGACGTGCAGGCGCTGGTATTTTCTGCGAAAGAAGTTTCTTACGAGTTCCAGATTCTAGACGCCGTTACCGAAGTTAACAAGCGGCAAAAAGTTCATCTGGTCAACAAAATCAAACGTTATTACAACAACGGTTTAGCAGGAAAGCACTTCGCCATTTGGGGACTTGCGTTTAAACCAAACACCGATGACATTCGCGAAGCGCCGGCTTTAGAAATTATCAATGCTTTGTTGGAAGCCGGTGCAACCGTGGCCGCATTTGACCCGGAAGCCATGGAAAACGTAAAAAATATTGTTGGCGATAAAATTGTCTTTGCTGAAACGCAATACGATTGCCTTCAAAATGCCGATGCGTTAATCATTGCTACCGAGTGGAACGAGTTCAGAACACCCGACTTCGACAAAATTCTCGAAGCCATGAAAGACACGGTTGTTTTTGACGGCCGTAATTTGTTCGACATCGAGCAAATGGAAAAGAAAGGCTTCCACTACGAAAGCATTGGCCGGCCACTGGTAAATCAACCTAAGCTTGTATAA
- a CDS encoding DegT/DnrJ/EryC1/StrS family aminotransferase, translating into MRPLQMVDLKQQYQKIKTEIDAAVLGVLESTAFINGPAVQRFAAALAQYNGAKHVIPCANGTDALQIAMMALDLQPGDEVITPSFTYIATTEVIALLRLTPVFVDVDPKTFCIDPAAIEKAITPKTKAIVPVHLYGQAANMDEIMRIASAHNLYVVEDNAQAIGCDYTMKNGGVRKTGSIGTIGTTSFFPSKNLGGYGDGGAIMTNDDALAEKLRMIANHGQKVRYYHEMVGCNSRLDTLQAAVLEIKLNHLDEYINARRSVADYYDKAFANHPAITTPFRAGYCRHVFHQYTLILEGIDRNGLHDYLAARNVPSMIYYPVPAHRQRMFEAFGSAATNLANTDWLTERVISLPMHTELDEEQLHFITSQVLNYCNQ; encoded by the coding sequence ATGCGTCCACTTCAAATGGTTGACTTGAAACAGCAGTACCAAAAAATCAAAACAGAAATTGATGCCGCTGTTTTAGGCGTGCTGGAAAGCACCGCTTTTATAAACGGCCCTGCCGTACAACGTTTTGCCGCAGCGTTAGCGCAATACAACGGCGCTAAACACGTCATCCCTTGCGCCAACGGAACCGACGCTTTGCAAATTGCCATGATGGCGCTTGACCTGCAACCCGGCGACGAAGTCATTACGCCTTCATTTACCTATATTGCCACCACCGAAGTAATTGCACTCTTAAGGCTTACCCCGGTTTTTGTGGACGTGGACCCGAAAACTTTTTGCATTGACCCCGCTGCCATTGAAAAAGCCATCACGCCAAAAACGAAAGCCATTGTGCCGGTGCATCTATATGGACAGGCGGCAAACATGGACGAGATTATGCGCATTGCTTCCGCTCACAATTTATACGTGGTAGAGGACAACGCACAGGCAATTGGTTGTGATTATACGATGAAAAACGGCGGTGTGAGAAAAACCGGCAGCATTGGAACGATTGGCACGACATCGTTCTTCCCGAGCAAAAACCTCGGCGGTTACGGCGATGGCGGTGCGATAATGACCAACGACGATGCGCTTGCAGAAAAGTTGCGCATGATTGCCAACCACGGACAAAAAGTTCGCTACTATCACGAAATGGTTGGCTGTAACAGTCGCTTGGATACCCTGCAGGCCGCCGTTCTTGAAATAAAACTGAACCACCTTGACGAATACATCAACGCACGGAGAAGCGTAGCCGATTATTACGATAAGGCTTTTGCAAATCATCCGGCCATAACCACACCTTTCCGCGCCGGTTACTGCCGTCATGTTTTTCATCAATATACTTTAATCCTCGAGGGTATTGACAGAAACGGCTTGCATGATTATCTTGCGGCCCGAAACGTACCGTCTATGATCTACTATCCCGTGCCTGCCCACCGGCAAAGGATGTTTGAGGCATTTGGTTCTGCGGCCACGAACTTAGCGAACACAGACTGGCTTACCGAACGTGTAATTTCCCTTCCTATGCATACCGAGCTTGATGAAGAACAGTTGCACTTCATCACGTCTCAGGTCCTTAACTATTGCAACCAATAA
- a CDS encoding 3-deoxy-D-manno-octulosonic acid transferase — MLLFYNIFVRFYYAAVALASLWNKKAAAWLNGRKDVFETLSKQIDENDRYIWMHCSSAGEFEQGKPVAEALKKSYPNYKLLISFFSPSGYSVAKNYSVADAICYLPLDTEKNAKRFIKTVKPALAVFVKYEFWYHHLSVAAFRHVPLLLVSAVFRKDQIFFKSYGGFFRRMLQLFRQIFVQDEASLQLLKRNIINHCRIGGDTRFDRVKEIGKAGAPVPFINGFLQSKKCLVAGSTWPNDENLLKDFATSHPEIKLILAPHEINENHVRQLQTLFPNAMLYSSLQNQSQATGESQVLIIDNVGLLSRLYQHATITYVGGGFTRDGIHNILEAAVWGKPVIFGPNYKKYREAKDLIATGGGFSVADANEINKLAEQLFADEQYLQAVSKKAKDYVEENTGATESILQFIQENRLLTN; from the coding sequence TTGCTCCTCTTTTACAACATATTCGTTCGTTTTTATTATGCGGCCGTCGCCCTTGCTTCGCTCTGGAACAAAAAAGCTGCGGCCTGGCTGAACGGAAGAAAAGATGTTTTCGAAACCTTGTCAAAACAAATTGATGAAAACGACAGGTACATTTGGATGCACTGTTCATCGGCGGGCGAATTTGAGCAGGGAAAGCCGGTTGCTGAAGCGCTGAAAAAGTCCTATCCGAATTATAAATTACTCATCAGCTTTTTCTCTCCTTCGGGTTATTCAGTTGCTAAGAATTATTCGGTTGCCGATGCAATTTGTTATTTACCACTGGATACGGAAAAAAACGCAAAGCGTTTTATCAAAACCGTAAAACCAGCGCTTGCCGTGTTTGTGAAATACGAGTTTTGGTATCACCATCTTTCCGTTGCAGCGTTTCGTCACGTGCCGCTTTTATTGGTAAGTGCCGTGTTTCGGAAAGACCAGATTTTCTTTAAATCCTACGGTGGCTTTTTTCGCAGAATGCTTCAGTTGTTCCGGCAGATTTTTGTACAGGACGAAGCTTCTTTGCAATTGCTGAAACGAAATATCATCAACCATTGCCGCATTGGCGGCGATACACGGTTTGACCGCGTAAAAGAAATTGGCAAGGCCGGCGCCCCGGTTCCGTTTATTAATGGTTTTCTTCAAAGCAAAAAATGCCTCGTTGCCGGTAGTACCTGGCCTAACGACGAAAATTTGTTGAAAGATTTCGCGACATCCCATCCGGAAATAAAACTCATTCTTGCGCCCCACGAAATCAACGAAAATCACGTGCGGCAATTGCAAACCTTGTTTCCCAACGCAATGTTGTATTCGTCTTTGCAGAACCAAAGTCAGGCAACAGGCGAATCACAGGTATTAATTATTGATAACGTTGGCCTTCTCTCCCGCCTTTATCAACACGCAACGATAACCTACGTCGGGGGCGGTTTTACAAGAGACGGCATTCATAATATTTTGGAAGCGGCGGTTTGGGGAAAGCCCGTCATCTTCGGCCCCAATTACAAAAAGTACCGGGAAGCAAAAGACCTGATTGCCACGGGCGGAGGCTTTAGCGTTGCCGACGCAAACGAAATAAATAAGCTTGCAGAGCAATTGTTCGCAGACGAACAATACCTGCAAGCGGTAAGCAAAAAAGCAAAAGATTACGTGGAGGAGAATACCGGCGCTACCGAAAGCATTCTTCAATTTATTCAGGAGAACCGCCTTCTGACCAACTGA
- a CDS encoding thymidine kinase — protein MFIEPLVGSGKRGWIEVICGSMFSGKTEELIRRLKRAKIANLKVEIFKPAIDVRYDEIKIVSHDENAIHSTPIDNSQKILLLAQDVDVVGIDEAQFFDDEIANVCDELALRGIRVIVAGLDMDFMAKPFGQMPFLMAKADYVTKLHAICMKCGSIANYSYRIIPNEAQIMLGAKNAYEPRCRVCFTLDGALE, from the coding sequence ATGTTTATTGAACCACTTGTAGGCAGCGGGAAACGCGGATGGATTGAAGTGATTTGCGGCTCGATGTTTTCGGGCAAAACAGAAGAGTTGATTCGCCGCCTGAAGCGGGCCAAAATTGCCAACCTGAAAGTGGAAATTTTTAAGCCTGCCATTGACGTACGCTATGATGAAATCAAAATCGTTTCACACGATGAGAACGCCATTCATTCCACGCCCATTGACAACTCGCAGAAGATTCTGTTGCTAGCGCAAGATGTGGACGTGGTAGGCATTGACGAGGCGCAGTTTTTTGATGATGAGATCGCTAATGTTTGCGACGAGCTTGCATTGCGTGGCATTCGGGTTATTGTTGCCGGCCTCGACATGGATTTTATGGCCAAACCGTTTGGACAAATGCCCTTTCTCATGGCCAAGGCCGATTACGTTACAAAGCTTCACGCCATTTGCATGAAATGCGGCAGCATTGCCAATTACTCTTACCGCATCATTCCGAATGAAGCACAAATTATGCTGGGCGCAAAAAACGCTTATGAGCCGCGTTGCCGCGTGTGCTTTACGCTGGACGGAGCGCTTGAATAG
- a CDS encoding heme exporter protein CcmB produces MKQIITLFKKDLLLEIRQQYAFYGVLLYVGATIFVLYMAIESPDSRTWIGLFWIIQLFISINAVAKSFLQESRGRMLYYQSIASPQQFVLAKLLFNSLLMLVMSFLSAVLFSLFLTYPVQQTLAFIGLVFLGGWSLSLVFTFLAAIAAKAQQNAAIMAILGFPIIIPQLLLLMKACSAVFKATEVIPLANVLLLFASDGLVVLLAIILFPFLWKD; encoded by the coding sequence ATGAAACAAATCATCACTCTCTTCAAAAAAGACCTTCTGCTGGAAATCCGCCAGCAATATGCTTTTTACGGCGTATTGCTTTACGTAGGCGCCACTATTTTTGTCTTGTACATGGCTATTGAAAGCCCGGACAGCCGCACATGGATTGGCCTTTTCTGGATCATTCAATTGTTCATTTCCATCAATGCCGTTGCCAAGAGTTTTTTACAGGAAAGCCGTGGCCGCATGTTGTATTACCAGTCCATCGCATCTCCGCAACAATTTGTTTTGGCAAAACTGCTTTTTAATTCACTGCTCATGCTGGTGATGAGTTTTTTGAGCGCCGTACTGTTCTCGTTATTTCTTACCTATCCCGTTCAGCAAACCCTGGCCTTCATCGGCCTGGTGTTTCTCGGCGGGTGGAGTTTAAGTCTTGTGTTCACGTTTCTCGCAGCCATTGCAGCCAAAGCACAACAGAACGCGGCCATTATGGCCATTTTGGGTTTTCCCATTATTATTCCGCAACTGCTTTTATTAATGAAAGCCTGTTCGGCCGTATTTAAAGCAACTGAAGTTATTCCGCTTGCAAACGTGCTTCTCCTGTTTGCTTCGGATGGATTGGTTGTGCTTCTCGCCATTATTCTCTTTCCCTTTCTTTGGAAAGATTGA
- a CDS encoding ABC transporter permease, whose protein sequence is MNKWWWKILCIVLLAYTLTAGLLWDNIPRVPNLQETIRNLYFHVCMWFAMMILFTASVVQAVYYLRTNNLEHDIKSRAFATTGIVFGLLGYATGTIWMSFTWVDPNRPAYESFSQIAKEPKLIGAAIALLIYFAYLVLRDSINDIDKKARIGAVYNIFAFAFLFPAIWIIPRLLPSLHPGGQAPGGEQTSNPALDFKALAPQMRFVFYPAIIGWTLLGVWITSLKVRMKYLSEKKLLIEQ, encoded by the coding sequence ATGAACAAATGGTGGTGGAAAATACTCTGCATTGTTTTGTTGGCTTACACCTTAACAGCAGGGTTGTTGTGGGACAACATTCCGCGAGTTCCCAATCTGCAGGAAACAATCCGCAATCTTTATTTTCACGTGTGCATGTGGTTTGCCATGATGATCCTTTTTACGGCATCGGTGGTGCAAGCCGTTTATTATTTGCGCACGAACAATTTGGAGCACGACATTAAATCCAGAGCCTTTGCTACCACGGGCATTGTGTTCGGCTTGTTGGGTTATGCAACGGGCACGATATGGATGTCCTTCACCTGGGTTGATCCCAATCGTCCCGCTTACGAATCCTTTTCGCAAATTGCCAAAGAACCAAAGCTCATTGGCGCTGCGATTGCCTTGCTGATTTATTTCGCTTATCTCGTGTTGCGCGATTCTATTAATGATATTGACAAGAAAGCCCGCATCGGTGCGGTGTACAATATTTTCGCCTTTGCATTTTTATTCCCCGCTATTTGGATCATTCCGCGACTGCTTCCAAGTTTACATCCGGGAGGTCAAGCACCGGGCGGAGAACAAACATCCAATCCTGCACTTGATTTTAAAGCTCTTGCGCCGCAAATGCGCTTTGTGTTTTACCCTGCCATCATTGGCTGGACCCTGCTTGGCGTTTGGATCACCAGCCTCAAGGTGCGCATGAAATATCTTTCAGAAAAAAAACTGCTTATTGAACAATGA
- a CDS encoding CcmD family protein, whose amino-acid sequence MNRKIVLLSSILLLHLFAAAQEKVEMADNLRSNGKIFVVVAIIVTIFAGIILYLIRLDRKLTKLEKNNHNS is encoded by the coding sequence ATGAACAGGAAAATAGTTTTACTCTCCTCGATTTTATTGCTCCATCTTTTTGCCGCAGCTCAGGAAAAAGTTGAAATGGCCGATAATCTTCGCAGCAACGGAAAAATTTTCGTTGTCGTAGCCATCATCGTTACCATTTTCGCCGGCATTATTTTGTATCTCATTCGCCTCGATCGCAAACTAACGAAGCTTGAAAAAAACAATCATAATTCTTAA
- a CDS encoding Glu/Leu/Phe/Val family dehydrogenase, translated as MSAEYSFFGSVEKSFDKAAKFTKWDPGVLEQIKACNSVYQMKFPVRMDDGRIEVIEAYRVQHSHHKTPCKGGIRFAAEVNQDEVMALAALMTYKCAIVNVPFGGGKGGIKINPRKYSVYELEKITRRYTSELVKKNFIGPGTDVPAPDYGTGEREMAWIVDTYQTLRPGEIDAAGCVTGKPVTQGGVRGRREATGLGIFFGVREVCNMHEVMDKLGLTVGVEGKKVIVQGLGNVGYHAAKYFQQAGAKIIALAEYEGAIWSDGGLDVDAVFEHRKATGSILNFPGAQNFAKNTDALEYDCDILIPAALENVINGENAPRVKAKIIGEGANGPLTPEADEIFAQKGTIVIPDMYLNAGGVTVSYFEWLKNLSHVRYGRMEKRFTENMNTHILGQIEELTSKQVSTREKQFILHGPEEVDLVHSGLEETMVTATKEIMDEWRRNPQIPDMRTAAYVVAINKVGTSYAELGIFP; from the coding sequence ATGTCAGCAGAATATAGCTTTTTCGGTTCGGTAGAAAAAAGTTTTGACAAGGCCGCCAAATTCACCAAATGGGATCCGGGTGTATTGGAACAAATCAAGGCCTGTAATTCCGTTTACCAAATGAAATTTCCCGTGCGCATGGACGATGGCCGCATCGAAGTTATCGAGGCTTATCGCGTACAACACTCGCATCACAAAACGCCCTGTAAAGGAGGTATCCGTTTTGCGGCCGAAGTAAACCAGGATGAAGTAATGGCGCTGGCCGCACTGATGACCTATAAATGCGCCATCGTAAACGTACCCTTTGGTGGCGGCAAGGGCGGCATCAAAATCAACCCAAGAAAATATTCCGTTTACGAACTGGAAAAAATCACACGCCGTTATACTTCTGAGTTGGTAAAGAAAAATTTCATTGGTCCGGGCACCGACGTTCCCGCACCCGATTACGGAACCGGTGAACGCGAAATGGCCTGGATTGTGGACACGTACCAAACCCTTCGCCCCGGCGAAATTGACGCTGCGGGTTGCGTAACCGGCAAACCCGTTACGCAAGGCGGTGTTCGCGGAAGAAGGGAAGCCACAGGTCTTGGGATTTTCTTTGGCGTTCGCGAGGTGTGCAACATGCACGAAGTGATGGATAAATTAGGATTGACGGTCGGCGTTGAAGGCAAGAAAGTGATTGTGCAAGGCTTGGGAAATGTGGGCTATCACGCGGCAAAATATTTTCAACAGGCCGGCGCGAAAATTATTGCGCTTGCCGAGTACGAAGGCGCTATTTGGAGTGACGGTGGTTTAGACGTTGATGCTGTTTTTGAACACCGCAAAGCAACGGGTTCTATTCTCAACTTTCCGGGTGCGCAAAACTTTGCCAAGAACACTGATGCGCTTGAATACGATTGCGACATTTTGATTCCTGCGGCCTTGGAAAATGTTATCAACGGTGAAAACGCACCCAGGGTGAAAGCAAAAATTATCGGCGAAGGTGCCAACGGCCCGCTGACACCCGAAGCTGATGAAATCTTTGCGCAGAAAGGAACTATCGTTATTCCCGACATGTACCTGAACGCCGGCGGTGTTACCGTTTCTTACTTTGAGTGGTTGAAGAATTTAAGCCACGTTCGGTACGGCCGCATGGAGAAGCGCTTTACCGAAAACATGAACACGCACATTCTTGGACAGATAGAAGAACTTACAAGTAAACAAGTAAGCACAAGAGAAAAGCAGTTCATTTTACACGGGCCTGAAGAAGTGGACCTTGTGCACAGCGGATTGGAAGAAACAATGGTAACGGCCACAAAAGAAATTATGGACGAGTGGCGCCGCAACCCGCAAATACCGGACATGCGCACAGCCGCGTACGTGGTTGCCATCAACAAAGTAGGAACGAGCTATGCCGAGTTGGGCATTTTCCCGTAA